The following proteins come from a genomic window of Pyxidicoccus sp. MSG2:
- a CDS encoding glutathione S-transferase N-terminal domain-containing protein — MRTLYGLRYSSWTEKALWALDHHRVSFRYREHMPLIGEALLRWRTPKGVHPSVPMLLDEDGAITGSFNIAKRAEALGSGAPLFPPEAAELNARWEETGDRVLKVARAHVLVGMLQNPRAQRESLPGFVPGFLRGMMAPSTKLGVRFIARKHQAASDVDAAIQETVVPALERLRAELGGRPYLAAGFAYADINGAAMLQFLRPPDDRYLPVGPGTREVWSHAALAERFADLLEWRDGLYAKHRLR, encoded by the coding sequence ATGCGCACACTCTACGGACTGCGGTACTCGAGCTGGACGGAGAAGGCCCTCTGGGCGCTGGACCACCACCGGGTCTCCTTCCGCTACCGCGAGCACATGCCCCTCATTGGCGAGGCCCTGCTGCGCTGGCGCACGCCGAAGGGCGTGCACCCCTCCGTCCCCATGCTGCTCGACGAGGACGGCGCCATCACCGGCTCGTTCAACATCGCGAAGCGCGCGGAGGCCCTGGGTTCAGGCGCGCCGCTCTTCCCGCCCGAAGCGGCGGAGCTCAACGCCCGCTGGGAGGAGACAGGGGACCGTGTGCTCAAGGTGGCCCGCGCGCACGTGCTCGTGGGCATGCTCCAGAATCCGCGGGCCCAGCGCGAGAGCCTCCCCGGCTTCGTGCCCGGCTTCCTCCGGGGGATGATGGCGCCGTCCACGAAGCTGGGCGTGCGCTTCATCGCCCGGAAGCACCAGGCCGCCTCCGACGTGGACGCCGCCATCCAGGAGACCGTCGTCCCCGCCCTCGAGCGGCTCCGCGCCGAGCTGGGCGGCCGGCCCTACCTGGCGGCCGGCTTCGCCTACGCGGACATCAACGGCGCGGCCATGCTCCAGTTCCTGCGCCCACCGGACGACCGCTACCTGCCCGTGGGCCCTGGCACGCGCGAGGTGTGGAGCCACGCCGCGCTCGCCGAGCGCTTCGCGGACCTGCTCGAGTGGCGCGACGGCCTCTATGCGAAGCACCGTCTGCGCTGA
- a CDS encoding LolA family protein, giving the protein MSPSSLRHRLSGFATAALLVASPALADWSADATTKVSAPAGQKAPAGQKAPPEMKGRIYGRKGLLRMDTQVPAPPQGTGMAMSILFDFDKRTGTTLMHAQKIASVRSLDQLPMKLPGSCTGKTQDYDTCFVEQGYKKTGTETVNGHAATVYEGSPASIDGKPLRQKLWRPTDLSEVPYVRAQTFSADGQVTELNLTNIQEGKQPDSLFTIPADYRKMEGPPSGAPMGGLKPEDFKGKTPEQIQELIRQRMSQGAPPPQGGGQKP; this is encoded by the coding sequence ATGAGCCCATCCTCCCTGCGTCACAGGCTGTCAGGCTTCGCCACCGCCGCGCTGCTGGTGGCGTCCCCCGCCCTCGCGGACTGGTCCGCGGATGCGACCACGAAGGTGTCGGCGCCGGCCGGCCAGAAGGCGCCGGCCGGCCAGAAGGCCCCGCCGGAGATGAAGGGCCGCATCTACGGGCGCAAGGGCCTGCTGCGCATGGACACGCAGGTGCCGGCCCCGCCCCAGGGCACCGGCATGGCCATGTCCATCCTGTTCGACTTCGACAAGCGCACCGGCACCACGCTGATGCACGCGCAGAAGATTGCATCGGTGCGGAGCCTGGATCAGCTGCCGATGAAGCTCCCCGGCTCCTGCACGGGGAAGACGCAGGACTACGACACCTGCTTCGTGGAGCAGGGATACAAGAAGACGGGCACCGAGACGGTGAACGGCCACGCCGCCACCGTGTACGAGGGCTCTCCCGCGAGTATTGATGGCAAGCCGCTGCGCCAGAAGCTGTGGCGGCCCACGGACCTGTCCGAGGTCCCCTACGTGCGCGCGCAGACCTTCAGCGCCGACGGACAGGTGACGGAGCTCAACCTCACCAACATCCAGGAGGGCAAGCAGCCCGACTCGCTCTTCACCATCCCCGCCGACTACCGGAAGATGGAGGGCCCGCCCTCGGGCGCCCCCATGGGTGGCCTCAAGCCCGAGGACTTCAAGGGCAAGACGCCCGAGCAGATTCAGGAGCTGATTCGCCAGCGCATGAGCCAGGGTGCACCGCCGCCGCAGGGGGGTGGACAGAAGCCCTGA
- a CDS encoding rod shape-determining protein encodes MFDWLHTLFSRDLAIDLGTANTLIYIRGQGIVSNEPSVVAVQQDARGGKKVLAVGKEAKEMLGRTPGNIVAIRPMKDGVIADFEITAAMLRYFIQSAHNRKTLVNPRIIIGIPSGITEVERRAVREAAANAGAREVYLIEQPMAAAIGAGLPVTEPSGNMIVDIGGGTSDVAVISLAGIVFAKSVRIGGDKLDEAIIQYVKRKYNLLIGERTAELIKMGIGTAYPTDEVMTMEIKGRDLVAGVPRTLTVSSDEVRDALAEPVNGIVEAVKLTLERTPPELAGDIADRGIVLAGGGALLKNLDTLLREETGLPVFLAEDPLSAVVIGAGKALESLDILRQVCQPG; translated from the coding sequence ATGTTTGACTGGCTTCACACCCTCTTTTCGCGTGACCTCGCCATCGACCTGGGCACGGCGAATACCCTCATCTACATCCGCGGCCAGGGCATCGTGTCCAACGAGCCTTCCGTCGTGGCCGTGCAGCAGGACGCGCGCGGGGGCAAGAAGGTCCTCGCGGTGGGCAAGGAGGCCAAGGAGATGCTCGGGCGCACCCCGGGCAACATCGTGGCCATCCGTCCGATGAAGGACGGCGTCATCGCGGACTTCGAAATCACCGCGGCGATGCTGCGCTACTTCATCCAGAGCGCCCACAACCGCAAGACGCTCGTCAACCCGCGCATCATCATCGGCATCCCCTCCGGCATCACCGAGGTGGAGCGCCGTGCGGTGCGCGAGGCGGCGGCGAACGCGGGCGCCCGCGAGGTCTACCTCATCGAGCAGCCGATGGCCGCGGCGATTGGCGCGGGCCTGCCGGTGACGGAGCCCAGCGGCAACATGATTGTCGACATCGGCGGTGGTACGTCCGACGTCGCGGTCATCAGCCTCGCCGGCATCGTGTTCGCCAAGAGCGTGCGCATCGGCGGCGACAAGCTGGACGAAGCCATCATCCAGTACGTCAAGCGCAAGTACAACCTGCTCATCGGCGAGCGCACGGCCGAGCTCATCAAGATGGGCATCGGCACCGCGTACCCGACGGACGAGGTCATGACCATGGAGATCAAGGGTCGCGACCTGGTGGCCGGCGTGCCGCGCACCCTGACGGTGTCCAGCGACGAGGTCCGCGACGCGCTCGCCGAGCCCGTCAACGGCATCGTCGAGGCGGTGAAGCTCACGCTCGAGCGCACCCCGCCGGAGCTGGCCGGTGACATCGCCGACCGCGGCATCGTGCTCGCCGGTGGCGGCGCGCTGCTGAAGAACCTGGACACGCTCCTGCGCGAGGAGACGGGCCTGCCCGTGTTCCTCGCCGAGGACCCGCTGTCCGCGGTGGTGATTGGCGCGGGCAAGGCGCTGGAGTCGCTCGACATCCTCCGCCAGGTCTGCCAGCCGGGCTGA
- a CDS encoding putative ABC transporter permease has translation MLSRFLLYGCTGWVLEVLFTGTGAAMKRDKSATARTYLWMHPIYGGTALALEEVSARLKPLPRPLRALAYTALIFAAEYGTGWALKRLLGRCPWDYSPHRWSVHGLIRLDYAPAWYLTALLFEPVRDTLLHVTSDALRHTPEYREAEEAGTLPQGALPEGTPEEAGVVARRFEQAQAESASLH, from the coding sequence GTGCTTTCACGATTCTTGCTCTACGGGTGCACGGGGTGGGTGTTGGAGGTCCTGTTCACGGGGACCGGCGCCGCCATGAAGCGGGACAAGAGCGCCACCGCGCGCACCTACCTGTGGATGCACCCCATCTACGGAGGCACGGCGCTGGCGCTGGAGGAGGTCTCCGCCCGGCTCAAGCCCCTGCCCCGGCCCCTGCGCGCCCTGGCCTACACCGCCCTCATCTTCGCGGCGGAGTACGGCACGGGCTGGGCCTTGAAGCGGCTGCTCGGCCGCTGCCCGTGGGACTACTCGCCGCACCGGTGGAGCGTGCACGGCCTCATCCGCCTGGATTACGCGCCCGCCTGGTACCTCACCGCGCTGCTGTTCGAGCCCGTGCGCGACACCCTGCTCCACGTCACCAGCGATGCCCTCCGCCACACGCCCGAGTACCGGGAGGCCGAGGAGGCGGGGACGCTGCCGCAAGGGGCGCTGCCCGAGGGGACGCCCGAGGAGGCCGGGGTGGTGGCCCGGCGCTTCGAGCAGGCCCAGGCCGAGTCTGCCTCCCTGCACTGA
- a CDS encoding cation:proton antiporter, with protein sequence MHGAHEVLQAIAIVLCVAAVTTVLFQRLRQPVVLGYILAGLVVGPFVPIPLVANPDVVTTLSELGVILLMFSLGLEFSLRKLFSVGLTAGLTAVIQCAIMIWLGFVVGRAFGWTSRESIFTGALIAISSTTIIAKAFDEQGIKGRLRELVVGVLIVEDLIAVLLMATLTAISTGAGLSMGDLALTTGRLVAFLVGLVVVGLFIIPRAVRAVVRLNRPETTLVASVGICFAVALLAQAFGYSVALGAFLAGSLVAESGEEKVVEHLVQPVRDMFAAIFFVSVGMLIDPALVAKYWASILVLTVVVVFGKILGVTLGAFLTGNGTRTSVQAGMSLAQIGEFSFIIAGLGLSLRATGDFLYPVAVAVSAITTLTTPMLIKVSGPVANWVDRKLPKPLQTFATLYGTWVERLREAPPSQTRGAVVRRVVRLLLVDAALLILLVIGTSLAASKVALFVEERTGVDRSLAGHLIIAVAVVLAVPFLIGIITLARRLGALLSEAALPQRTDGKVDLAAAPRRLLLVTLQVVTVLLIGVPVVAITQPFMRGATGPLIILALLVALGIAFWRGATNLHGHVRAGAQVVVAALAAQSHSKEPGSEEHALDDVPKLLPGLGEPVPVRLEDLSPAVGRTLAQLNLRGLTGATVLAIQRGQESVSVPTASEVLRAGDVLALTGTHDAVEAAKGLLEGGAVLSASPHT encoded by the coding sequence ATGCACGGAGCCCACGAGGTCCTCCAGGCCATCGCCATCGTCCTGTGCGTGGCGGCGGTGACCACCGTCCTCTTCCAGCGGCTGCGCCAACCCGTCGTCCTCGGCTACATCCTGGCCGGCCTGGTCGTCGGCCCCTTCGTCCCCATTCCCCTGGTGGCCAACCCGGACGTGGTGACGACGCTCTCGGAGCTGGGCGTCATCCTGCTGATGTTCTCGCTCGGGCTGGAGTTCAGCCTGCGCAAGCTGTTCTCGGTGGGCCTGACGGCGGGGCTCACCGCCGTCATCCAGTGCGCCATCATGATCTGGCTCGGCTTCGTGGTGGGCCGTGCCTTCGGGTGGACGTCCCGCGAGAGCATCTTCACCGGTGCGCTCATCGCCATCTCCAGCACCACCATCATCGCCAAGGCCTTCGACGAGCAGGGCATCAAGGGCCGCCTGCGCGAACTGGTGGTGGGCGTGCTCATCGTCGAGGACCTCATCGCCGTGCTGCTGATGGCCACGCTGACGGCCATCTCCACCGGCGCGGGCCTGTCCATGGGCGACCTGGCGCTGACCACGGGCCGGCTGGTGGCGTTCCTCGTGGGCCTGGTGGTGGTGGGCCTCTTCATCATCCCCCGCGCGGTGCGCGCCGTCGTGCGGCTCAACCGCCCGGAGACGACGCTGGTGGCCAGCGTGGGCATCTGCTTCGCGGTGGCGCTGCTGGCCCAGGCCTTCGGCTACTCGGTGGCGCTGGGGGCCTTCCTCGCGGGCTCGCTGGTGGCGGAGTCCGGGGAGGAGAAGGTGGTGGAGCACCTGGTGCAGCCGGTGCGCGACATGTTCGCGGCCATCTTCTTCGTGTCGGTGGGCATGCTCATCGACCCGGCGCTGGTGGCGAAGTACTGGGCATCCATCCTGGTGCTCACCGTCGTCGTCGTCTTCGGGAAGATTCTGGGCGTCACCCTGGGCGCGTTCCTCACGGGCAACGGCACGCGCACGTCCGTGCAGGCGGGGATGAGCCTGGCGCAGATTGGCGAGTTCTCCTTCATCATCGCGGGCCTGGGGCTGTCCCTGAGGGCGACGGGGGACTTCCTCTATCCGGTGGCGGTGGCCGTCTCCGCGATTACGACGCTCACCACGCCCATGCTCATCAAGGTGTCCGGCCCGGTGGCCAACTGGGTGGACCGCAAGCTGCCCAAGCCCCTCCAGACGTTCGCGACGCTCTATGGCACCTGGGTGGAGCGGCTGCGGGAGGCGCCGCCGAGCCAGACGCGGGGCGCGGTGGTGCGGCGCGTGGTGCGGTTGCTGCTGGTGGACGCGGCGCTGCTCATCCTGCTGGTGATTGGCACGTCGCTGGCCGCCAGCAAGGTGGCCCTGTTCGTGGAGGAGCGGACGGGGGTGGACCGCTCCCTGGCGGGCCACCTCATCATCGCGGTGGCCGTCGTCCTCGCGGTGCCGTTCCTCATCGGCATCATCACGCTGGCGCGCCGGCTCGGGGCGCTGCTGTCGGAAGCGGCGCTGCCCCAGCGGACGGATGGGAAGGTGGACCTGGCGGCGGCGCCCCGGAGGCTGCTGCTCGTCACGCTGCAGGTGGTGACGGTGCTGCTCATCGGCGTGCCGGTGGTGGCCATCACCCAGCCGTTCATGCGGGGCGCGACGGGGCCGCTCATCATCCTCGCGCTGCTGGTGGCGCTCGGCATCGCCTTCTGGCGCGGCGCCACCAACCTGCACGGGCACGTGCGCGCCGGGGCTCAGGTGGTCGTGGCGGCGCTGGCCGCGCAGTCCCACTCGAAGGAGCCGGGCTCGGAGGAGCACGCCCTGGATGACGTCCCCAAGCTGCTACCCGGCCTGGGCGAGCCGGTGCCCGTCCGGCTGGAGGACTTGAGCCCCGCGGTGGGCCGGACGCTGGCGCAGTTGAACCTGCGCGGGCTGACGGGCGCGACGGTGCTCGCGATTCAACGCGGGCAGGAGAGCGTGTCCGTGCCCACCGCCAGCGAGGTGCTGCGCGCGGGCGACGTGCTCGCGCTGACGGGGACGCATGACGCGGTGGAGGCGGCGAAGGGGCTCTTGGAGGGCGGCGCCGTGCTCAGCGCTTCACCGCATACTTGA
- a CDS encoding glycosyltransferase family 2 protein gives MLVSLVIPVYNEIPTLAELLRRCIAVDFPKELVLIDDCSKDGSREFLRQLAEQGVGVLGGTPRNQNQVRVLFQEDNQGKGAALRRGFAEATGDIVIVQDADLEYDPRDIPKVIQPILDGDADVVFGSRFTGTPRRVLYFWHTVMNKTLTTLSNMTSGLNLTDMETCYKAFRTEVLRSVDVEEERFGFEPEITAKVARGNWRVFEVPISYHGRTYEEGKKIGWKDGVRALYVIFKYAVKR, from the coding sequence ATGCTCGTGTCGCTCGTCATCCCCGTCTACAACGAGATTCCCACCCTCGCGGAGCTGCTGCGCCGCTGCATCGCCGTTGACTTCCCGAAGGAGCTGGTCCTCATCGACGACTGCTCGAAGGACGGCAGCCGCGAATTCCTCCGCCAGCTCGCCGAGCAGGGCGTGGGGGTACTGGGGGGTACGCCCCGCAACCAGAACCAGGTGCGGGTGCTGTTCCAGGAGGACAACCAGGGCAAGGGCGCGGCGCTGCGCCGCGGCTTCGCCGAGGCCACCGGGGACATCGTCATCGTCCAGGACGCGGACCTGGAGTATGACCCGCGCGACATCCCCAAGGTCATCCAGCCCATCCTCGACGGGGACGCGGACGTCGTCTTCGGCAGCCGCTTCACGGGGACGCCGCGGCGCGTGCTGTACTTCTGGCACACGGTGATGAACAAGACGCTCACCACCCTCTCCAACATGACGAGCGGGCTGAACCTCACGGACATGGAGACCTGCTACAAGGCCTTCCGCACCGAGGTGCTGCGCTCGGTGGACGTGGAGGAGGAGCGGTTCGGCTTCGAGCCGGAAATCACCGCCAAGGTGGCCCGCGGCAACTGGCGCGTCTTCGAGGTGCCCATCAGCTACCACGGGCGCACCTACGAAGAGGGCAAGAAGATTGGCTGGAAGGACGGCGTGCGCGCCCTCTACGTCATCTTCAAGTATGCGGTGAAGCGCTGA